The region CAAGGACGGTTATGGGGTAAACATCGCCATAACCCACCGTGGTTAGCGTGGCTATAGCCCACCAGAAGCACGCAAAAACATTTGAAAACTTATCGGGTTGCACGTCGCCTTCAGCATAGTACATAAGGAACGATGCAATTAACAAGATCAAAAAGGTGAGGAAAAAGGTTATGGTTAGATCCGTTTTCTTCTCCCGGAATACGTCCCAGATTAGGTTGAGCGAACTATTATATCTATTTAATTTTAGCAACCTTAAAAAACGCATTACCCTGAGGATTCTTATAAATCGCAAATCAATTTTCACTACGAATGGGAGGTAGAATGGCATAATTGCCAAGAGGTCAATCAATCCATAGCCCGAGAAGATAAACTTTAGCGCAGACTTGATTCGGCTGTTCGATGGATGCGTTAAATCCGAAACGTATATTCGGATTAAATACTCAATTGAGAATACGATGACCGAGAATACCTCGAATGCTTTGAATAAAGGTTTATTCGGAATGTAAATGCTGGGAACGGTTTCAAATACTATGGCAATTACATTTATAACAATCAATGTCATTATTGAGTAATCGAACCAAAGGTTG is a window of Tenuifilaceae bacterium CYCD DNA encoding:
- the kcnb2 gene encoding potassium voltage gated channel, Shab-related subfamily, member 2 encodes the protein MLKKKLYHLVEKGEYGSKINLWFDYSIMTLIVINVIAIVFETVPSIYIPNKPLFKAFEVFSVIVFSIEYLIRIYVSDLTHPSNSRIKSALKFIFSGYGLIDLLAIMPFYLPFVVKIDLRFIRILRVMRFLRLLKLNRYNSSLNLIWDVFREKKTDLTITFFLTFLILLIASFLMYYAEGDVQPDKFSNVFACFWWAIATLTTVGYGDVYPITVLGKIISGFIAILGIGLVALPTGLVSAGFLEKINKKKQQPKRCPHCGKEIE